Proteins from a genomic interval of Mesobacillus sp. S13:
- the clpC gene encoding ATP-dependent protease ATP-binding subunit ClpC, which yields MMFGRFTERAQKVLALAQEEAIRLGHNNIGTEHILLGLVREGEGIAAKALYGLGLGAEKIQKEVENLIGRGQETSQTIHYTPRAKKVIELSMDEARKLGHSYVGTEHILLGLIREGEGVAARVLNNLGVSLNKARQQVLQLLGSNETSGHQGGGTANANTPTLDSLARDLTAIAREGSLDPVIGRSKEIQRVIEVLSRRTKNNPVLIGEPGVGKTAIAEGLAQQIVNNEVPEILRDKRVMTLDMGTVVAGTKYRGEFEDRLKKVMDEIRQAGNIILFIDELHTLIGAGGAEGAIDASNILKPSLARGELQCIGATTLDEYRKYIEKDAALERRFQPITVDEPTAEESVQILKGLRDRYEAHHRVSITDEAIEAAVKLSDRYISDRFLPDKAIDLIDEAGSKVRLRSYTTPPNLKELEVKLEEVRKEKDASVQSQEFEKAASLRDTEQRLREQLENTKKSWKEKQGKENSEVTVEDIAHVVSSWTNIPVSKLAQTETDKLLNLEEILHSRVIGQDEAVKAVSKAVRRARAGLKDPKRPIGSFIFLGPTGVGKTELARALAESMFGDEDAMIRVDMSEYMEKHSTSRLVGSPPGYVGYDEGGQLTEKVRRKPYSVILLDEIEKAHPDVFNILLQVLEDGRLTDSKGRTVDFRNTIMILTSNVGAEALKRNKYVGFNIQDGEQDYKDMKGKVMEELKKAFRPEFLNRIDEIIVFHALEKPHLKEIVTLMSDQLVKRLKEQEITLELTDAAKEKISEEGYDPEYGARPLRRAIQKHIEDQLSEELLKGTVLTGQNVVIDVENGEFVVKAPEKTAKA from the coding sequence ATGATGTTTGGACGATTTACCGAGAGAGCACAAAAAGTATTGGCACTCGCACAGGAAGAGGCAATCCGCCTTGGACATAACAATATCGGCACAGAACACATCTTACTTGGCCTGGTGCGTGAAGGTGAGGGCATTGCGGCAAAGGCACTTTACGGACTTGGTCTAGGAGCGGAGAAAATCCAGAAGGAAGTTGAGAATCTGATTGGCCGCGGACAGGAAACTTCCCAGACGATTCACTATACACCTAGAGCAAAGAAGGTCATCGAGCTTTCTATGGATGAGGCAAGGAAGTTGGGCCATTCCTATGTTGGCACAGAACATATCCTCCTTGGATTGATTCGTGAGGGAGAGGGCGTGGCTGCAAGAGTATTGAACAATCTTGGTGTCAGCCTCAACAAAGCACGCCAGCAAGTTCTTCAGCTTCTAGGCAGCAATGAAACTTCCGGACATCAGGGAGGCGGAACGGCTAATGCCAATACGCCGACACTTGATAGCCTGGCAAGAGACTTAACGGCAATCGCCAGGGAAGGCAGCCTTGACCCGGTCATCGGCCGAAGCAAGGAAATCCAGCGTGTCATTGAAGTGCTAAGCCGCCGGACGAAGAACAACCCGGTATTGATTGGGGAGCCAGGGGTTGGTAAAACAGCGATTGCGGAAGGATTGGCACAGCAAATCGTCAATAATGAGGTGCCGGAAATCCTGCGTGATAAGCGTGTCATGACGCTTGATATGGGAACGGTGGTTGCAGGAACTAAATATCGCGGAGAATTTGAGGACCGCTTGAAAAAGGTCATGGACGAAATTCGTCAGGCCGGAAATATCATTCTTTTCATCGATGAGCTTCATACACTGATCGGTGCTGGTGGCGCGGAGGGTGCGATCGACGCGTCCAATATCCTGAAGCCTTCATTGGCTCGCGGTGAACTGCAGTGTATCGGTGCGACAACATTGGATGAATACCGTAAATACATCGAAAAAGATGCTGCACTTGAACGACGCTTCCAGCCAATCACTGTAGATGAGCCAACGGCTGAGGAGTCCGTACAAATTTTAAAAGGGCTTCGTGACCGCTATGAGGCTCACCACAGGGTATCCATTACGGATGAAGCAATTGAAGCAGCAGTAAAATTATCAGATCGTTACATTTCTGACCGGTTCCTGCCGGATAAAGCAATTGACTTAATTGATGAAGCTGGTTCGAAGGTTCGCCTGCGTTCCTATACAACTCCGCCAAACCTTAAGGAGCTTGAGGTGAAGCTGGAGGAAGTTCGCAAGGAGAAGGACGCTTCTGTACAAAGCCAGGAGTTTGAAAAGGCTGCTTCATTAAGGGATACAGAACAGCGTCTCCGTGAACAGCTGGAAAATACGAAGAAGTCGTGGAAAGAAAAGCAGGGCAAGGAGAACAGTGAAGTGACAGTGGAAGATATCGCGCATGTGGTATCAAGCTGGACGAATATCCCTGTATCCAAGCTAGCGCAAACAGAAACAGATAAACTTCTGAACCTGGAAGAAATCCTACACTCACGTGTCATCGGCCAGGACGAAGCTGTAAAAGCTGTATCCAAGGCAGTAAGACGTGCTCGTGCAGGCCTGAAGGATCCGAAACGTCCAATTGGTTCTTTCATCTTCCTTGGACCAACAGGTGTAGGTAAAACGGAATTAGCGAGAGCGCTTGCGGAGTCCATGTTTGGCGATGAAGATGCGATGATCCGCGTCGATATGTCAGAGTACATGGAAAAGCATTCAACTTCACGTCTTGTTGGTTCACCTCCGGGCTATGTTGGATACGATGAAGGCGGCCAATTGACTGAAAAGGTACGCAGAAAGCCATATTCCGTTATTCTGCTGGATGAGATTGAAAAAGCGCATCCAGACGTGTTCAATATTCTGCTGCAGGTGCTTGAGGATGGCCGTTTGACTGACTCTAAAGGCCGGACAGTCGATTTCCGCAATACCATCATGATCCTGACGTCCAATGTAGGAGCAGAGGCGTTGAAGCGGAATAAATATGTCGGCTTCAATATCCAGGATGGAGAACAGGATTACAAAGATATGAAGGGCAAAGTGATGGAGGAGCTGAAAAAAGCATTCCGTCCTGAGTTCCTGAACCGTATCGATGAGATTATTGTCTTCCATGCGCTTGAAAAGCCACATCTGAAAGAAATCGTTACATTGATGTCCGACCAGCTTGTGAAGCGCTTGAAGGAGCAGGAAATCACGCTAGAGCTGACAGATGCGGCTAAAGAGAAGATTTCGGAGGAAGGTTATGATCCGGAATACGGCGCACGTCCGTTACGCAGGGCGATCCAAAAGCATATCGAAGACCAGCTGTCTGAAGAATTGCTCAAGGGAACCGTCCTCACTGGACAAAATGTCGTAATAGATGTTGAAAATGGCGAATTCGTTGTCAAGGCTCCAGAAAAAACGGCAAAAGCTTAA